From a single Notolabrus celidotus isolate fNotCel1 chromosome 7, fNotCel1.pri, whole genome shotgun sequence genomic region:
- the LOC117815520 gene encoding ATP-dependent RNA helicase DDX39A isoform X1, whose translation MMAETDVDNELLDYEEDEEPQGAPESGTSTNKKDVKGSYVSIHSSGFRDFLLKPELLRAIVDCGFEHPSEVQHECIPQAILGMDILCQAKSGMGKTAVFVLATLQQIEPVDGQVSVLVMCHTRELAFQISKEYERFSKYMPTVKVSVFFGGMAIKKDEEVLKKNCPHIVVGTPGRTLALIRNKTLNVKNIKHFVLDECDKMLEQLDMRGDVQEIFKVTPHEKQVMMFSATLSKDIRPVCRKFMQDPMEVFVDDETKLTLHGLQQYYSKLKDSEKNRKLFDLLDVLEFNQVVIFVKSVQRCVALSQLLVEQNFPAIAIHRGMAQEERLSRYQQFKDFQRRILVATNLFGRGMDIERVNIVFNYDMPEDSDTYLHRVARAGRFGTKGLAITFVSDETDAKTLNEVQDRFEVNVAELPDEIDISSYIEQSR comes from the exons ATG ATGGCAGAGACAGACGTTGATAATGAACTTCTCGACTATGAGGAAGACGAAGAACCTCAAGGAGCCCCCGAGAGTGGGACCTCAACCAACAAGAAAGATGTGAAGGGGTCCTACGTATCTATCCACAGCTCTGGCTTCAGAGACTTCCTCCTGAAGCCTGAACTGCTCCGTGCCATAGTAGACTGTGGTTTTGAACATCCATCAGAAG TTCAGCATGAGTGTATTCCCCAAGCTATCCTGGGCATGGACATCCTGTGTCAGGCCAAGTCTGGTATGGGAAAGACAGCCGTGTTTGTACTGGCCACCCTGCAGCAGATAGAGCCTGTGGACGGTCAG gtgtctgtgcttgtgaTGTGCCACACGCGAGAGTTGGCCTTCCAGATCAGCAAAGAGTACGAGCGTTTTTCCAAGTACATGCCCACAGTCAAGGTGTCCGTGTTCTTCGGCGGCATGGCTATCAAGAAGGACGAGGAAGTCCTGAAGAAGAACTGCCCTCACATTGTTGTTGGGACTCCAGGACGTACCCTGGCCCTCATCCGTAACAAGACCCTCAATGTGAAGAACATCAAACACTTTGTGCTGGATGAGTGTGATAAGATGCTGGAGCAGCTAG ACATGAGGGGTGATGTCCAGGAAATCTTCAAGGTGACACCccatgagaaacaggtgatgaTGTTCAGTGCAACGCTAAGCAAAGACATCCGCCCCGTCTGCCGCAAGTTCATGCAGGAT CCCATGGAAGTGTTTGTAGATGATGAGACCAAGCTGACCCTTCACGGCCTGCAGCAGTATTACAGCAAGTTGAAGGACAGTGAGAAGAACCGAAAGCTCTTTGATCTGCTCGATGTGCTCGAGTTCAACCAG GTGGTGATTTTTGTGAAGTCAGTGCAGCGCTGCGTGGCTCTGTCCCAGCTGCTGGTGGAGCAGAACTTTCCTGCCATCGCCATCCACAGGGGAATGGCCCAGGAGGAGCG GTTATCTCGCTACCAGCAGTTTAAAGACTTTCAGCGGCGAATCCTGGTTGCAACCAACCTGTTTGGCCGAGGAATGGACATTGAGCGAGTCAACATCGTCTTCAACTACGACATGCCAGAGGATTCTGACACATACCTCCACAGA GTGGCCCGTGCTGGCAGGTTTGGGACCAAAGGCCTGGCTATTACCTTTGTATCAGATGAGACCGACGCCAAGACCTTGAATGAGGTCCAAGACCGCTTCGAGGTCAATGTGGCAGAGCTACCAGATGAGATTGATATCTCCTCCTACA TTGAACAGTCCAGATGA
- the LOC117815520 gene encoding ATP-dependent RNA helicase DDX39A isoform X2 has product MAETDVDNELLDYEEDEEPQGAPESGTSTNKKDVKGSYVSIHSSGFRDFLLKPELLRAIVDCGFEHPSEVQHECIPQAILGMDILCQAKSGMGKTAVFVLATLQQIEPVDGQVSVLVMCHTRELAFQISKEYERFSKYMPTVKVSVFFGGMAIKKDEEVLKKNCPHIVVGTPGRTLALIRNKTLNVKNIKHFVLDECDKMLEQLDMRGDVQEIFKVTPHEKQVMMFSATLSKDIRPVCRKFMQDPMEVFVDDETKLTLHGLQQYYSKLKDSEKNRKLFDLLDVLEFNQVVIFVKSVQRCVALSQLLVEQNFPAIAIHRGMAQEERLSRYQQFKDFQRRILVATNLFGRGMDIERVNIVFNYDMPEDSDTYLHRVARAGRFGTKGLAITFVSDETDAKTLNEVQDRFEVNVAELPDEIDISSYIEQSR; this is encoded by the exons ATGGCAGAGACAGACGTTGATAATGAACTTCTCGACTATGAGGAAGACGAAGAACCTCAAGGAGCCCCCGAGAGTGGGACCTCAACCAACAAGAAAGATGTGAAGGGGTCCTACGTATCTATCCACAGCTCTGGCTTCAGAGACTTCCTCCTGAAGCCTGAACTGCTCCGTGCCATAGTAGACTGTGGTTTTGAACATCCATCAGAAG TTCAGCATGAGTGTATTCCCCAAGCTATCCTGGGCATGGACATCCTGTGTCAGGCCAAGTCTGGTATGGGAAAGACAGCCGTGTTTGTACTGGCCACCCTGCAGCAGATAGAGCCTGTGGACGGTCAG gtgtctgtgcttgtgaTGTGCCACACGCGAGAGTTGGCCTTCCAGATCAGCAAAGAGTACGAGCGTTTTTCCAAGTACATGCCCACAGTCAAGGTGTCCGTGTTCTTCGGCGGCATGGCTATCAAGAAGGACGAGGAAGTCCTGAAGAAGAACTGCCCTCACATTGTTGTTGGGACTCCAGGACGTACCCTGGCCCTCATCCGTAACAAGACCCTCAATGTGAAGAACATCAAACACTTTGTGCTGGATGAGTGTGATAAGATGCTGGAGCAGCTAG ACATGAGGGGTGATGTCCAGGAAATCTTCAAGGTGACACCccatgagaaacaggtgatgaTGTTCAGTGCAACGCTAAGCAAAGACATCCGCCCCGTCTGCCGCAAGTTCATGCAGGAT CCCATGGAAGTGTTTGTAGATGATGAGACCAAGCTGACCCTTCACGGCCTGCAGCAGTATTACAGCAAGTTGAAGGACAGTGAGAAGAACCGAAAGCTCTTTGATCTGCTCGATGTGCTCGAGTTCAACCAG GTGGTGATTTTTGTGAAGTCAGTGCAGCGCTGCGTGGCTCTGTCCCAGCTGCTGGTGGAGCAGAACTTTCCTGCCATCGCCATCCACAGGGGAATGGCCCAGGAGGAGCG GTTATCTCGCTACCAGCAGTTTAAAGACTTTCAGCGGCGAATCCTGGTTGCAACCAACCTGTTTGGCCGAGGAATGGACATTGAGCGAGTCAACATCGTCTTCAACTACGACATGCCAGAGGATTCTGACACATACCTCCACAGA GTGGCCCGTGCTGGCAGGTTTGGGACCAAAGGCCTGGCTATTACCTTTGTATCAGATGAGACCGACGCCAAGACCTTGAATGAGGTCCAAGACCGCTTCGAGGTCAATGTGGCAGAGCTACCAGATGAGATTGATATCTCCTCCTACA TTGAACAGTCCAGATGA
- the si:ch211-106h11.3 gene encoding CCN family member 1: MAYLVYLTILTTAVITQVSARCPAVCECPTEPLICPPGVSTVPDGCGCCKVCAGQLNQDCSHTKPCDHHKGLECNYGNDVSVAWGICRAKSEGRTCEYSGRIFQNGETFRAGCKHQCTCIDGAVGCAPLCNNKLPPASASCPYPRLVRVPGQCCFSVDCNKGTWRLPPKYKVPPPQQHLPRLQHHPAPQQPENKLVNKLTDFKSDGWEREHGYKHLPVWNNLKEKKCQVQTTEWSQCSRSCGMGISSRITNKNPQCKLGRETRICTIRPCDGLTVPFKKGRKCSPAQKAPEPIRLSYGECLSARLYRPNYCGVCTDGRCCSPRRTRTLPVTFVCPDGERFQRSAMFIQSCKCSSDCGHLNEVALPPQHWMYGDTHKFID, translated from the exons ATGGCATATCTGGTCTATCTGACTATACTGACAACAGCCGTCATCACACAG GTGTCTGCTCGCTGcccagctgtgtgtgagtgccCCACAGAGCCCCTGATTTGCCCCCCAGGAGTTAGCACTGTGCCAGATGGATGTGGGTGCTGCAAGGTGTGTGCAGGACAGCTTAACCAGGACTGTAGCCACACGAAGCCTTGCGACCACCACAAAGGGCTGGAGTGTAATTACGGCAATGATGTGAGCGTGGCCTGGGGCATCTGTAGAG CTAAATCAGAGGGACGCACCTGTGAGTACAGTGGCAGGATCTTCCAGAATGGTGAGACCTTCCGTGCCGGCTGTAAGCACCAGTGTACCTGCATCGACGGCGCTGTCGGTTGTGCTCCTCTCTGTAACAACAAGTTGCCCCCGGCCTCTGCATCATGCCCCTACCCGCGGCTAGTCAGGGTACCTGGGCAATGCTGCTTCAGTGTGGACTGCAACAAGGGCACCTGGAGGCTCCCACCTAAGTACAAG GTGCCTCCACCACAACaacacctgcccagacttcagCACCATCCTGCCCCGCAGCAGCCTGAAAACAAGCTGGTCAACAAGCTTACAGACTTCAAGTCTGATGGCTGGGAGAGGGAACATGGCTACAAACACCTGCCAg TGTGGAACAAtctgaaggagaagaagtgtcAAGTCCAGACTACTGAGTGGTCCCAGTGCTCCCGAAGCTGTGGGATGGGCATATCCTCAAGAATCACCAACAAGAACCCCCAGTGCAAGCTGGGGAGAGAGACCAGAATCTGTACCATTCGGCCATGTGACGGCCTCACTGTCCCATTCAAG AAAGGGAGGAAATGCTCTCCAGCCCAGAAGGCCCCAGAGCCCATCCGCCTTTCCTATGGCGAGTGTTTGAGTGCCCGTCTTTACAGGCCAAACTACTGCGGCGTGTGTACAGATGGACGGTGCTGCTCACCACGCCGCACACGCACTCTACCTGTGACATTTGTCTGCCCAGATGGTGAGCGTTTCCAGAGGTCGGCCATGTTCATCCAATCGTGTAAGTGCAGCAGTGACTGTGGCCACCTAAATGAAGTAGCACTTCCTCCGCAACACTGGATGTATGGAGACACACATAAGTTCATTGACTAG
- the LOC117816213 gene encoding secretory phospholipase A2 receptor-like translates to MFCTLGRRSKTWEEALEHCRETHTDLTSLHSETGTKHVLRRMKHNNIAEPVWIGLHFLGDRWLWVDGDPLVYEAWPKGGDQDHQCPIRKRCGALTKEGVWENRDCQEKLNFICK, encoded by the coding sequence ACTTGGGAGGAGGCTCTGGAGCACTGCAGAGAGACCCACACTGACCTCACCAGCCTGCACTCAGAGACTGGGACCAAACACGTTCTGAGAAGGATGAAGCACAACAACATCGCTGAGCCAGTGTGGATCGGCCTGCATTTCCTTGGAGACCGCTGGCTGTGGGTGGATGGTGACCCTCTGGTGTACGAGGCCTGGCCAAAAGGAGGAGATCAGGACCACCAGTGTCCGATACGGAAACGCTGCGGAGCTTTAACTAAAGAGGGAGTGTGGGAGAACAGGGACTGTCAGGAGAAACTCAACTTCATCTGCAAGTGA